From the genome of Streptomyces sp. V1I1, one region includes:
- a CDS encoding ATP-binding protein, giving the protein MTASPQPWCSRLDLACEEAGVRFARAHARDVLAKWTVPDETADTAVLIVSELVTNAVRHAKKPTQAPPWATTPPPGQLILTLWHYPQYLLIYVYDQDRTPPMLRPTAADGQSGRGLHLVDRLSAEWGYLYPTPHSGKTVYAKLILPGNPVPSDVVRSAAELQLPRQQGPGYRHGPHMTNRAMMGLPHG; this is encoded by the coding sequence ATGACCGCCAGTCCCCAACCTTGGTGCAGTCGCCTCGACCTGGCTTGTGAAGAAGCAGGCGTTCGCTTCGCTCGCGCCCATGCCCGTGACGTGCTGGCCAAATGGACCGTTCCTGATGAGACGGCCGATACCGCCGTACTCATCGTTTCCGAGCTGGTGACCAACGCCGTCCGCCACGCCAAGAAGCCGACCCAGGCACCGCCATGGGCGACAACACCGCCGCCTGGTCAGCTCATTCTGACGCTCTGGCACTACCCGCAATACCTGCTCATCTACGTCTACGACCAGGACCGCACACCGCCGATGCTGCGGCCCACCGCAGCGGACGGGCAGAGCGGCCGAGGTCTTCATCTGGTGGACCGGCTCAGCGCTGAATGGGGCTACCTCTACCCGACGCCGCACTCAGGGAAGACCGTCTACGCCAAGCTCATACTGCCGGGCAATCCGGTGCCTTCAGACGTAGTGCGAAGCGCGGCCGAGCTCCAGTTGCCCCGTCAACAAGGACCGGGCTACCGCCACGGTCCCCACATGACCAACCGCGCCATGATGGGACTGCCTCATGGATAA
- a CDS encoding ParA family protein, protein MAQVIAVMMYKGGSGKTTTINNTGAALHVLKQRTLVIDLDRQANATTGVGFDLNDIEASVNDLFADPSKDPRSAIIQTDFGLHFMAATRGLAKTAMNMSPADMFMLRDIVAKLDEHYDFILIDTPPNEGYMTYNALAAADQVLIPVATKGFSEEGLSQTLDGVAQARKSYNAKLTIAGILFTNVEKGTVVSSSVLANVQEDHPDALLPFSVPKAASLDKGNMVGIPGVIFDPKHRASEVYMSLARRLIDAVE, encoded by the coding sequence GTGGCACAAGTTATTGCGGTAATGATGTATAAGGGGGGATCGGGCAAGACGACGACCATCAACAACACGGGTGCGGCACTTCACGTATTGAAGCAGCGCACGCTGGTGATTGACCTCGACCGGCAGGCAAACGCCACTACTGGCGTGGGCTTCGACCTGAATGACATAGAGGCCAGTGTCAATGACCTCTTTGCCGATCCCAGCAAAGACCCACGGTCGGCGATCATCCAAACAGATTTCGGCCTGCACTTCATGGCTGCCACGCGCGGCCTAGCCAAAACCGCGATGAACATGTCCCCGGCGGATATGTTTATGCTTCGCGACATCGTGGCCAAGCTCGATGAGCATTATGACTTCATCCTCATCGACACACCGCCGAATGAGGGCTACATGACGTATAACGCGCTGGCCGCAGCCGATCAGGTTCTCATCCCGGTAGCCACCAAAGGCTTCTCGGAGGAGGGTCTATCACAGACCCTCGATGGTGTGGCCCAAGCCCGTAAGAGCTATAACGCCAAGCTCACCATTGCCGGTATCTTGTTCACCAACGTCGAAAAGGGGACTGTGGTGTCCTCTAGCGTCTTGGCTAACGTACAGGAAGATCACCCTGACGCATTGCTGCCTTTCTCAGTTCCCAAAGCCGCCTCGCTAGACAAGGGCAACATGGTTGGCATACCTGGTGTCATCTTTGATCCAAAGCACCGGGCGTCTGAGGTGTATATGTCATTAGCAAGGAGATTGATTGATGCCGTCGAGTAA